A DNA window from Amycolatopsis sp. DSM 110486 contains the following coding sequences:
- a CDS encoding amino acid permease gives MSPSDQTAVAEPPETSFKHEEAGYHKGLKNRQVQMIAIGGAIGTGLFLGAGSRLHSTGPALAVVYAVAGIIAFFVVRAMGELVMHRPSSGSFVSYSREFLGEKAAFFAGWMYFLNWATAGVADVTAVAKYTQFFWPDLQQWIPALIALFAILAVNMVSVKLFGELEFWFAAIKVLALVVFMVVAIFVLISRTPVDGVVTGPSLITSNGGVFPTGVLPALLILQGVVFAYSGVEMVGVTAGETANPRKVIPKAVNSVAWRIGIFYVGSVLLLVMVLPWTAYKSGESPFVTFFSKLGIPAAGGIMDVIVLTAALSSVNSGLYSTGRILRSLSIAGSAPKFTSKMSKSGVPFGGVLLTAAVYVLGVVLNLVVPGEAFEVALEFSALGIIGMWSMIVICHLAMTRKAARGEMSRPSYRLPGAPYTNYVTLAFLLLVLTMSWWGGTTGRILIYSIPVLALVLVAGWLGVRGRVRRIAAERQDELT, from the coding sequence ATGTCGCCCTCGGATCAGACGGCGGTCGCCGAGCCGCCGGAAACCTCGTTCAAGCACGAGGAAGCCGGGTACCACAAAGGACTGAAGAACCGTCAGGTCCAGATGATCGCCATCGGTGGCGCCATCGGGACCGGCCTGTTCCTGGGCGCCGGCTCGCGCCTGCACAGCACCGGTCCGGCGCTGGCCGTCGTCTACGCGGTCGCCGGGATCATCGCGTTCTTCGTGGTCCGCGCGATGGGCGAACTGGTGATGCACCGGCCGTCTTCCGGATCCTTTGTGTCCTATTCGCGTGAATTCCTCGGCGAGAAAGCCGCGTTCTTCGCGGGCTGGATGTACTTCCTGAACTGGGCCACGGCGGGCGTCGCCGACGTGACCGCGGTGGCCAAGTACACGCAGTTCTTCTGGCCGGACCTGCAGCAATGGATTCCCGCGCTCATCGCGTTGTTCGCGATCCTCGCGGTGAACATGGTCTCGGTGAAGCTGTTCGGCGAACTCGAGTTCTGGTTCGCCGCCATCAAGGTCCTCGCGCTCGTGGTGTTCATGGTCGTGGCGATCTTCGTGCTGATCAGCCGGACGCCCGTCGACGGCGTGGTGACCGGCCCGAGCCTGATCACCAGCAATGGCGGCGTGTTCCCGACCGGCGTGCTGCCCGCGTTGCTGATCCTGCAGGGTGTCGTGTTCGCGTACTCCGGTGTCGAGATGGTCGGCGTGACCGCCGGCGAAACCGCCAACCCGCGCAAGGTCATCCCGAAGGCCGTCAACTCCGTCGCCTGGCGCATCGGCATCTTCTACGTGGGTTCGGTGCTGCTGCTGGTGATGGTGCTGCCGTGGACGGCCTACAAGAGCGGGGAGAGCCCGTTCGTCACGTTCTTCTCCAAGCTCGGCATCCCCGCGGCCGGCGGCATCATGGACGTCATCGTGCTGACCGCGGCGCTGTCCAGCGTGAACTCCGGCCTGTACTCCACCGGGCGCATCCTGCGGTCGCTCTCGATCGCCGGCTCGGCCCCGAAGTTCACCTCGAAGATGAGCAAGAGCGGCGTCCCCTTCGGCGGCGTGCTCCTGACCGCGGCGGTGTACGTGCTCGGCGTGGTGCTCAATTTGGTGGTGCCGGGGGAGGCCTTCGAGGTCGCGCTGGAGTTCTCGGCGCTGGGCATCATCGGCATGTGGTCGATGATCGTGATCTGTCACCTGGCGATGACTCGCAAGGCCGCGCGCGGAGAGATGTCCCGGCCTTCGTATCGCCTGCCTGGGGCGCCGTATACGAACTACGTGACGCTGGCGTTCCTCCTGCTGGTTCTCACGATGAGCTGGTGGGGCGGCACGACCGGGCGGATTCTGATCTACAGCATTCCTGTGCTGGCGTTGGTTCTGGTCGCCGGCTGGCTCGGTGTCCGTGGCCGCGTCCGCCGGATCGCGGCAGAGCGGCAGGATGAGCTGACGTAG
- a CDS encoding SDR family oxidoreductase yields MADLRNRVVLVAGATRGAGRGIAAALGEAGATVICTGRSSWERDGHSDYDRPETIEETAALVTSLGGTGVPRQVDHLDHEQVRVLAERVRREHGRLDVLVNDIWGAERLKGGPADWNTPIWEHDLDDGLRILRLGVETHLVTSHYLLPLLVSQRGGLLVEVTDGTLEYNASQYRISVFYDLAKASVNRLAFSQGHELAAHGGTAVAITPGWLRSEMMLDNYGVTEENWRAALDSGRPDGLPTAPPPFAQSESPRYVGRAVAALAADPERARWNQRSVSSAELAREYGFTDVDGSQPDSWA; encoded by the coding sequence ATGGCTGATCTCCGGAACCGGGTAGTCCTGGTGGCCGGCGCGACCCGCGGCGCCGGGCGCGGCATCGCGGCGGCCCTCGGCGAGGCCGGCGCGACGGTGATCTGCACCGGCCGCAGCAGCTGGGAACGCGACGGCCACTCCGACTACGACCGCCCCGAGACGATCGAGGAGACGGCCGCGCTCGTCACCAGCCTCGGCGGCACCGGCGTGCCCAGGCAGGTCGACCACCTCGACCACGAGCAGGTGCGCGTGCTGGCCGAGCGCGTGCGCCGTGAACACGGCCGGCTCGACGTGCTGGTCAACGACATCTGGGGCGCCGAGCGGCTCAAGGGCGGCCCGGCCGACTGGAACACGCCGATCTGGGAGCACGACCTCGACGACGGCCTGCGGATCCTGCGCCTTGGCGTGGAAACGCACCTCGTGACCTCGCACTACCTGTTGCCGCTGCTCGTTTCGCAACGCGGCGGGCTCCTCGTCGAGGTCACCGACGGCACGCTGGAGTACAACGCTTCCCAGTACCGGATCTCCGTGTTCTACGACCTCGCGAAGGCCTCGGTGAACCGTCTCGCGTTCTCGCAGGGCCACGAGCTCGCGGCGCACGGCGGCACGGCCGTCGCGATCACGCCGGGCTGGCTGCGTTCGGAGATGATGCTCGACAACTACGGCGTCACGGAGGAAAACTGGCGCGCCGCGCTGGATTCCGGGCGCCCGGACGGCCTTCCGACCGCCCCGCCGCCCTTCGCGCAGTCCGAGTCGCCGCGCTACGTGGGCCGCGCGGTGGCGGCGCTGGCCGCGGACCCGGAGCGCGCGCGGTGGAACCAGCGGTCGGTGAGCTCGGCGGAGCTGGCGCGTGAGTACGGCTTCACCGATGTCGATGGCTCGCAGCCGGACAGCTGGGCTTGA
- a CDS encoding type VII secretion system-associated protein, producing the protein MANDQWVLLVDPAWAPSSTDDGAEVAAPPLAAVVGGWLAGEDGAVGRFEANPAYEPSGPGSPSDPLDAVLRLVARGDADADQLAAILRESTVSVALDVDDEPLVAPSPDNIPCVLATTAPVHRTRVRAAGWLPVAARDLPALLEAHNGVDLLLNPGAPGCARLLADTVRDALAG; encoded by the coding sequence ATGGCGAATGACCAATGGGTGCTGCTCGTCGATCCGGCGTGGGCGCCTTCGTCCACCGACGACGGCGCCGAGGTCGCGGCCCCGCCGCTGGCCGCCGTCGTGGGCGGCTGGCTCGCCGGTGAGGACGGCGCGGTCGGCCGCTTCGAGGCGAACCCCGCCTACGAACCCTCGGGTCCTGGCTCGCCGAGCGACCCGCTCGACGCCGTGCTCCGCCTGGTCGCCCGCGGTGACGCCGACGCCGACCAGCTCGCCGCGATCCTGCGGGAGTCGACCGTGTCGGTCGCCCTCGACGTGGACGACGAGCCGCTGGTGGCGCCGTCGCCGGACAACATCCCGTGCGTGCTCGCCACCACGGCCCCGGTGCACCGCACCCGCGTCCGCGCGGCCGGCTGGCTGCCCGTCGCCGCGCGTGACCTGCCCGCGTTGCTCGAGGCTCACAACGGCGTTGACCTGCTGCTGAACCCCGGCGCCCCCGGGTGCGCCCGCCTGCTGGCCGACACCGTCCGGGACGCGCTGGCCGGCTGA